The following nucleotide sequence is from Centropristis striata isolate RG_2023a ecotype Rhode Island chromosome 7, C.striata_1.0, whole genome shotgun sequence.
agagtcattttctcatagacttctttaCAATCTGATTTCTTTATGCactaaggcacttctgcattgtcATTCTTTTATGCAGCCTATGAAAAAAACTGGTGTAGAGATTAATGTAAATGATCTCCATTTACATCCACCTGCAGTTACACAACTCTCCTGTGTTCTTAATCTATTGCTCCTAAGGCATTATATAACAACAAGAACATAGATTTGTGTTCAACATAATGTAGAACAATTGATCTTTTACCTGATATCTCACCCAGTCTATGATCTCACTCCTTTAGGCTCGTATATCCCAGAGGGCCTGATGACATCTTGTACATGGGATTATGTCACATACACATTGGCTAATAGGAGCTATACGATGatgctgtgctgttttgttttcttcattccGCTGGGAGTCATCTTTTACTGCTATCTCCTTATGTTTCTGGCTATACGGAAGACAAGCAGGTACTGTTTCTCTTATATCAGACAATGTGAGAATGTGTATGTTAAGCATTTTGTACTGGTTCAGGTGGAGGTTACATGCAAGTCTGGATAACAAtcaaagaatttaaaaaataggacTTTTAAATAATCAAGAAATTCACTTTTCCccctctgtttttattgtttcttaaCACAGTCCGTGTGTTTagaaactgcttttattttgttatttacagTATGTTCAAAAATGCTGTATGTTGTGCAATGTTAGGTTCATTAGGATGTATCTAAAGAAGTGCAGATTTTCCGTTTCAAACAAAAGAGTTTGTTCTaatgaagacattttaaaaagtgtaaaaatgtcaatatactTACAAATGTTCAACTTCTGTCACCAGAAGTTAATATTAAAGCTTATCTCTTCATTTTACGGCAGATTGGttaacaaaaaaccccacacttGCTTCATTATACTGGGCTCTAGCACTCCCTTTAACTGCCCTCTCTGTCCTTTGGCCACCTACAGGGAGGTAGAGCGTCTGGGGACTCAGGTGAGGAAATCCACCCTGATTCATCAGAAGTCCCTGAGGAGTGAGTGGAAGTTGGCAAAGATCGCCTTTGTCGTCATTGTGGTTTATGTTCTCTCCTGGTCACCATACGCCTGTGTCACAATGATTTCCTGGGCAGggtaagacttttttttatgctGCAGTGGTTTAATTGTGCTTGTACATTTTTTAGATAATATTTGTGAGGCAGCGTCCCTGCTATGTTTCAATCAGTGTTAGTGAATACTCCAACCAGTTACCTTTTTTGGCCAATTATTGGTAAAATAATGGTAAGGACAATGTAACCATTTGCACTCAGTTTATATGCAAGGGGAACTCACTCCATTTTAGCACAGATTCTCTGCTGATGTTGAGTTTCCAGAGGCATTCTTATAACCAGTGTAGTGTGCTACATGCAATATCTGTAGGTTTAAAAGTTTTCCAAATCTCCTCTAGGTCTTGACAAATTTTCTCTTTGCTTATATCTGTGGAATGTGAGACACTGTAGGCAAAAACGTTTTGTCACGCATTATTCAATTTAAGGATTTGTGGGCtattttgcttccataacatgtcttctttcagactagtggaagtaaaacatccaaaatacacattaatatgtttatttttctacacTTTGTCTATTTGAGTCTGTgtatttctcctaaattcactaaaagttagcAATAGATAATgccttatttttacatttaaacatatCATTTCTGAAAaccttataataaataaaaataattgtcttaatgtaaataatcaaTTGAAGAAGTCTTAAACTTACTTGATTCTATCCACCTGTGGTGTCTCCCCTGAAGTTAGAATGTGTAAATTACTGTGTATGTTTCAATAAATTTGCACATtccacattgtttttttaaacatagaaATTTGAAAATACATTGTCAATAAGCAGAAAAAGTTTCCATTTCATGTTTTACtgcaaaaatataacataagaaAAATAACGTTAGCAtgtgttaataatgttaatgttcttttccATCTTTCCATTAATATTTTCTGGGATTTCTTCATGCAATGACTCACAAACTAACCTGTAACATAAAGTTATCCATAAACATGAgattttttatctgtttgatcATATTTCTATCTGctttacagtacaaatgtatctCAATGCatcaaataatttattgcatatTGCGAATGAGGCTCAGCTGGACACATTTAGGAAGCCCACATTCAGCAGGCATGCAGTAATATTAAAGTTCCACATGACAACCATGCTGCATGCTAATCCCTGACTGAGTTGTGCTGGGCATGTGGGGTTATCACGCACAAACAACaggataaacatgttttttttattgttgttctaTCTCATTCAGGCATGCTGACATCCTGTCACCATACTCCAAAGCTGTCCCTGCAATCATAGCGAAAGCCTCCGCCATCTACAATCCTTTCATCTATGCTATCATACACAACAAATACAGGTAAATGAGGAATCTGTCTCATTGCATATATGTttcaccttcactcttgatcgtCTTGTATTAGATCTCATATAGCTAATATGCATTTGACATCACATATCAGCgagcagaaaacaacaacttgaATCCTGaatataagtaaaaaatatcttaatatAGGAAGAGCTAGGTCAACTAACATCAATGGATAACATTAAAAAGTtgcattaaataattttgtgttggtATGGCCATGCCATTACAATGTGCTGTGAAAGAGGCTTTGTGCTTTTTTAGCTGCAAACCAGGTCTTTAACTACATTTCACTAACAAGAGCCACACCAATAGATGCATGAATTTGGAATTGTTTAATGTGAGATAGAGATGGGCTCTCTCTGACTTAGTAGGAGGGTAGGGGGATGGGATGAGATGTTAGATGAAGAGGATGAGCGGATGAGAGTAAAGGGGAAGGAGGGGAAGGGTCTTGGGGATAGGATGGGGAGAGGGGTCATGGGGATAAGGGGGTAGAGAGGACGATGGACCGGGATCCTCTGAGGGTTGGATAATAAAGTAAAACTTATTAATTCATAAAGTTCTGTCTGGGTGGGGGAATGGAGCCGCCTCTGGGCGAGCCTCGGCAGGGTAATAGCCCCAAGGTCCTGAAAACCAACAATCAGAGAGAGGAGGTAGTATGATAACAACGGATGACATGATAAAGAGAAAGAATAATGAAAGGAAGAAAATGGTTCTTTTGGCTGGGAGGGATATGACAAACAGAGACCAAGAGTAAGGGAACAGATGAGGTGTGCCAATATCTAAAGCTAGTAGTCTGAGTTTGAGTTGCAATAGCAATATAAAAAGACAATAGTTCTGTAGCATAATACTTCTTTGGTTCAAGGTGGTGGGCCTTAAAGCACACAAAGTAGTTATAAGCACTTTTAGGCTTTCATCTGCCTCGCTGTGTAGTAGGAGGTACAGAGGTTGAGGTCATTTGTAATGAAGATTATGTTTACACCAGGCAAATCAAGTTTCAGTTTGTCCGGATCTTATTGGatctgaatttaatttttagACAATGCCTGCTCCCTGTAGGTTTCTTCAACCCTGCTATGTGGTCATTTTCCTCTATTTCCAATTTGCATAGTATTTGGATTTATCACTTCCTGTAAAATTTGCCCGATACAATAGTGATGTGATTGCAAATTAGCTATTTAAAGTAAACTATTTATTTCCTGTTGTTCTGTACTTGATTAGGATGACTCTGGCAGAAAAGGTCCCGTGCCTGTGGTTTCTGTCTCCTACTCCTCGGAAGGAATgtatctcctcctccatcagtgAGTCCTCTTACAGGGACTCCGTCATCAGCAGACAGTCAACGGCATCAAGGAGTCACTTTATTTTAGCTTCTCCTGACACGGTAATCATTTTTTACATgcactttgttgttatttaagaTGGTTTGTATTGGCTATTACTAATGACGATTCTTCCAACAGCTCATTTAGTGAGCgaattttaagtttttatctattatttatGAGATAATTCCTGAAAATGATAACCCTTTTTTCACCAGAAgagtattttagtattttcttTGAGTAATGTCCAGCACCATTGTGAAACGTAGAGCAAATGTGAGCCTTGCCAAGCACGACCAACATTAGCTTATGCATCcgtaaaaatgtaaagtttagttttttagtttttaaagttttttgacattttttgagtTTAACCCTTAGAGAAACTTTTATTTGAAGTTAAAATTAACTGCTGATCAAGttcaagtttttcttttctgtcctGCAGGTATTAAGGGATGTAGAGGTGGAACCTTTGGGAAGGAAGTCAGGTGATTCCTTCAGAAGCATGCCATCGTATAGACAGTCTTCCAGAGGCAGGTCCTATAAGAAACAATTAGAGCAGAAGTCTACAAAGACCAACGCAGCAGAGAAggtgagaaaaaacaacatcaaaatgtatgaATTCAGTTTGAATGTGTTGTGGGattaagaaaaactttttttgttttacatttcagCATTCATCTACCATGAGTGAATCATCGAACAACTGCGACCATGAACTGGTTTCCAGCTCTCTCACTGTCGCCAGTCTCCCCCTACTGGTTCTCACCAGGAAGCGCAGCCAAAGTCTGACCAATGACATTTCAGATGCACAGGAGAAAAAAGGCAGCATCAGTGATCAACACAGGAGTGACTCTTTTGATTCCCTGAATTTAGGAAATATCTCATGCACTGATCCCAAGGCCCCTCAGGGAGTCCCACGCATAATCGTCATCAGTCCAACATCTGAAAGCAGCCTCATCAAACACGACAGTTTCTCTTTAGAAGACAGTGTTGAGGCAATGGAGAACAATGTTTTTGTCAGCATGAACTTCTCATCAGAAGTCTTTGAGGCCGTGGAGCTTCTCTCTTGACCAGCTGGACTAGGCTGGACAGTGATATCCCCTTGTACTCTTTTCCAATGAagctatattatttattataatttgtcGCCACCGGCGACAACATCGTTCTCTACTCCTCTCAAGACTTTTTTGGCCATGGACAGAGTATTTCTCAAACTAAATGAATGATTGTTCCTGTTTGTTGACTCATCCTTTGAAGTTATACCACTCTGCTGCTTCAAAAACTGGAGTGTAGAAGAAAAGTTGGTATGCAAAATGAAACAATATGACCCAGCTCTGGTATGCAGTGTGCATTTTTTGTCAGACTTTGGCAGGGAAAGGTGAACCCTGAGGGGCGAAATGGGCTGCAGCATATTCTGTTAGATCCCTTAAAATGACAAGTGTAACAAGCTTGACATATTGGATCCAAGGTGAAGCAgtaaagtgaaaatattctaaatatagtgtacactttcataaattttgattttatccctgcctgcttctccaaaatGAGGGCGTGCagaccatctactgtaggtaatataCTGATTATGGATAAGTGCTCCTTTAATAGGAAAAGGAgacaatttaaatgaaaaagagcaagatttctggtcattttcttataaagtatatatattcatttgttGTCTTGTGGTATTAGTTCCTTTAGGCAGTGTGGATCTCTCTGACTCA
It contains:
- the opn4xb gene encoding opsin 4xb encodes the protein MLSTESMEPEEAHTQSSFFSKVDVPDHAHYIIALFVFVIGMLGITGNALVMFAFYSNKKLRNLPNYFIMNLAVSDFLMAFTQSPIFFINCLYKEWAFGEMGCKLYAFCGALFGITSMINLLAISIDRYLVITKPLQAIQWGSKRRTSLAILMVWLYSLAWSLAPLVGWSSYIPEGLMTSCTWDYVTYTLANRSYTMMLCCFVFFIPLGVIFYCYLLMFLAIRKTSREVERLGTQVRKSTLIHQKSLRSEWKLAKIAFVVIVVYVLSWSPYACVTMISWAGHADILSPYSKAVPAIIAKASAIYNPFIYAIIHNKYRMTLAEKVPCLWFLSPTPRKECISSSISESSYRDSVISRQSTASRSHFILASPDTVLRDVEVEPLGRKSGDSFRSMPSYRQSSRGRSYKKQLEQKSTKTNAAEKHSSTMSESSNNCDHELVSSSLTVASLPLLVLTRKRSQSLTNDISDAQEKKGSISDQHRSDSFDSLNLGNISCTDPKAPQGVPRIIVISPTSESSLIKHDSFSLEDSVEAMENNVFVSMNFSSEVFEAVELLS